In Mycolicibacterium alvei, a single window of DNA contains:
- the rplP gene encoding 50S ribosomal protein L16, translating to MLIPRKVKHRKQHHPRQRGIASGGTSVSFGDYGIQALGHAYITNRQIESARIAINRHIKRGGKVWINIFPDRPLTKKPAETRMGSGKGSPEWWIANVKPGRILFEISYPDEKIAKEALTRAIHKLPIKARIVSREEQF from the coding sequence ATGCTGATTCCCCGTAAGGTCAAGCACCGCAAGCAGCATCACCCGCGCCAGCGCGGCATCGCCAGCGGTGGCACGTCGGTGAGCTTCGGTGACTACGGCATCCAGGCCCTCGGCCACGCCTACATCACCAACCGGCAGATCGAGTCCGCTCGTATCGCCATCAACCGGCACATCAAGCGTGGCGGCAAGGTCTGGATCAACATCTTCCCGGACCGCCCGCTGACCAAGAAGCCTGCCGAGACCCGCATGGGTTCCGGTAAGGGTTCGCCGGAGTGGTGGATTGCCAACGTCAAGCCGGGCCGCATTTTGTTCGAGATCAGCTACCCCGACGAGAAGATCGCCAAGGAAGCACTGACTCGCGCAATCCACAAGCTGCCGATCAAGGCACGCATCGTGAGTCGAGAGGAGCAGTTCTGA
- the rpsC gene encoding 30S ribosomal protein S3 encodes MGQKINPHGFRLGITTEWKSRWYADKQYKDYVKEDVAIRRLLATGLERAGIADVEIERTRDRVRVDIHTARPGIVIGRRGTEADRIRADLEKLTGKQVQLNILEVKNPESTAQLVAQGVAEQLSNRVAFRRAMRKAIQSAMRQPNVKGIRVQCSGRLGGAEMSRSEFYREGRVPLHTLRADIDYGLYEAKTTFGRIGVKVWIYKGDIVGGKRELTAAAPASDRPRRERPSGTRPRRSGSSGTTATSTEAGRAATGGDDAAAVTTPQAAAVEAAPAAESTES; translated from the coding sequence GTGGGCCAGAAGATCAATCCCCACGGCTTCCGGCTCGGTATCACCACCGAGTGGAAGTCCCGGTGGTACGCCGACAAGCAGTACAAGGACTACGTGAAGGAAGACGTCGCCATCCGGCGTCTGCTGGCTACGGGTCTTGAGCGCGCCGGCATCGCCGACGTGGAGATCGAGCGCACCCGGGACCGGGTCCGCGTTGACATCCACACCGCGCGTCCCGGCATCGTCATCGGTCGCCGTGGCACCGAAGCCGACCGCATCCGTGCCGACCTGGAGAAGCTGACCGGCAAGCAGGTTCAGCTGAACATCCTCGAGGTGAAGAACCCCGAGTCGACGGCACAGCTCGTCGCTCAGGGTGTGGCCGAGCAGCTGAGCAACCGTGTGGCGTTCCGCCGCGCGATGCGCAAGGCGATCCAGTCGGCCATGCGCCAGCCCAACGTGAAGGGCATCCGGGTGCAGTGCTCGGGCCGCCTCGGTGGTGCTGAGATGAGCCGCTCGGAGTTCTACCGCGAGGGCCGGGTTCCGCTGCACACGCTGCGCGCGGACATCGACTACGGCCTCTACGAGGCCAAGACCACCTTCGGTCGGATCGGCGTGAAGGTGTGGATCTACAAGGGCGACATCGTCGGTGGCAAGCGTGAGCTGACCGCCGCCGCACCGGCCAGCGACCGGCCGCGTCGTGAGCGTCCGTCGGGTACCCGGCCGCGTCGTAGCGGTTCCTCGGGCACCACGGCGACGAGCACTGAGGCCGGCCGCGCTGCGACGGGTGGGGACGACGCCGCTGCAGTCACTACTCCGCAGGCCGCTGCTGTCGAGGCTGCGCCGGCCGCTGAGAGCACGGAGAGCTAA
- the rplV gene encoding 50S ribosomal protein L22, with the protein MSTTVTEYPSAMAQARFVRVSASKARRVIDLVRGKSVEQALDILRWAPQGASETVAKVIASAAANAQNNEGLDPTTLVVATIHADEGPTAKRIRPRAQGRAFRIRKRTSHITVIVESRPPKQKGAPAASARSRRAQGSKAAAVKGTAETKGGSE; encoded by the coding sequence ATGAGTACCACAGTCACTGAATACCCATCCGCGATGGCGCAGGCACGTTTCGTGCGTGTCTCGGCGAGCAAGGCCCGTCGTGTCATCGACCTGGTCCGCGGCAAGAGCGTCGAGCAAGCCCTCGACATCTTGCGGTGGGCGCCGCAGGGTGCCAGCGAGACGGTCGCCAAGGTGATCGCGAGCGCTGCCGCCAACGCGCAGAACAACGAGGGCTTGGACCCGACGACGCTGGTGGTTGCGACCATCCACGCCGATGAGGGTCCGACCGCCAAGCGCATCCGTCCGCGTGCCCAGGGGCGTGCGTTCCGGATCCGCAAGCGCACCAGCCACATCACGGTGATCGTGGAGAGCCGTCCGCCCAAGCAGAAGGGTGCGCCCGCCGCCTCGGCCCGCAGCCGTCGTGCACAGGGCAGCAAGGCCGCCGCCGTGAAGGGCACGGCCGAGACGAAGGGAGGCTCGGAGTAG
- the rpsS gene encoding 30S ribosomal protein S19, giving the protein MPRSLKKGPFVDGHLLKKVDVQNDKNTKQVIKTWSRRSTILPDFIGHTFAVHDGRKHVPVFVTEAMVGHKLGEFAPTRTFKGHIKDDRKSKRR; this is encoded by the coding sequence ATGCCTCGTAGTCTCAAAAAGGGTCCGTTCGTCGACGGTCATCTTCTCAAGAAGGTCGACGTTCAGAACGACAAAAACACCAAGCAGGTCATCAAGACCTGGTCGCGTCGGTCGACCATCCTCCCCGACTTCATCGGGCATACCTTTGCGGTGCATGACGGCCGCAAGCATGTCCCGGTGTTCGTCACCGAGGCGATGGTCGGGCACAAGTTGGGCGAATTCGCCCCGACGCGCACCTTCAAGGGTCACATCAAGGACGACCGGAAGAGCAAGCGGCGATGA
- the rplB gene encoding 50S ribosomal protein L2 yields MGIRKYKPTTPGRRGASVSDFAEITRSTPEKSLIRPLHGKGGRNAHGRITTRHKGGGHKRAYRVIDFRRHDKDGVNAKVAHIEYDPNRTANIALLHYLDGEKRYIIAPQGLKQGDVIEQGPNADIKPGNSLPLRNIPAGTVIHAVELRPGGGAKMGRSAGVSIQLLGKEGTYASLRMPSGEIRRVDVRCRATVGEVGNKEQANINWGKAGRMRWKGKRPTVRGVVMNPVDHPHGGGEGKTSGGRHPVSPWGKPEGRTRKPNKPSDKLIVRRRRTGKNKR; encoded by the coding sequence ATGGGAATTCGCAAGTACAAGCCGACGACTCCGGGTCGTCGCGGTGCCAGCGTCTCCGATTTCGCCGAGATCACTCGTTCGACTCCGGAGAAATCGCTGATTCGCCCGCTGCACGGCAAGGGTGGTCGTAACGCCCACGGCCGGATCACCACCCGGCACAAGGGTGGTGGCCACAAGCGTGCCTACCGCGTCATCGACTTCCGTCGCCATGACAAGGACGGCGTCAACGCCAAGGTTGCGCACATCGAGTACGACCCCAACCGCACCGCGAACATCGCGCTGCTTCACTACCTGGACGGCGAGAAGCGCTACATCATCGCGCCCCAGGGCCTGAAGCAGGGCGACGTGATCGAGCAGGGGCCGAACGCCGACATCAAGCCGGGCAACAGCCTGCCGCTGCGCAACATCCCCGCCGGTACCGTGATCCACGCTGTGGAGCTGCGGCCCGGTGGCGGTGCCAAGATGGGCCGCTCTGCCGGTGTCAGCATCCAGTTGCTGGGCAAGGAAGGCACCTACGCCTCGCTGCGCATGCCGTCCGGTGAAATCCGCCGCGTCGACGTGCGCTGCCGCGCCACCGTCGGCGAGGTCGGCAACAAGGAGCAGGCCAACATCAACTGGGGTAAGGCCGGCCGTATGCGGTGGAAGGGCAAGCGCCCGACCGTCCGTGGTGTCGTGATGAACCCGGTCGACCACCCGCATGGTGGTGGTGAGGGTAAGACCTCTGGTGGCCGCCATCCGGTCAGCCCGTGGGGTAAGCCTGAGGGCCGCACCCGCAAGCCCAACAAGCCGAGCGACAAGCTCATCGTCCGTCGCCGGCGCACCGGCAAGAACAAGCGCTAG
- the rplW gene encoding 50S ribosomal protein L23: MATVTDPRDIILAPVISEKSYGLIENNVYTFVVHPDSNKTQIKIAIEKIFDVKVSSVNTANRQGKRKRTRSGFGKRKDTKRAIVTLVAGSKPIELFGAPA; this comes from the coding sequence ATGGCTACCGTGACCGACCCCCGCGACATCATCCTGGCTCCGGTCATCTCGGAGAAGTCGTACGGGCTGATCGAGAACAACGTGTACACGTTCGTCGTGCACCCGGATTCGAACAAGACGCAGATCAAGATCGCCATTGAGAAGATCTTCGACGTCAAGGTCAGTTCGGTGAACACCGCCAACCGCCAGGGCAAGCGCAAGCGCACCCGCTCGGGCTTCGGCAAGCGCAAGGACACCAAGCGTGCCATCGTCACCCTGGTCGCCGGCAGCAAGCCGATCGAACTGTTCGGAGCCCCGGCGTAA